Proteins encoded together in one Synechococcus sp. BL107 window:
- the cysE gene encoding serine O-acetyltransferase, with protein sequence MLDQIRADLAIIRERDPAARGWLEMLFCYPGLHAISLHRFSHRLWRSRLPLKLLARCISQVGRALTGIEIHPGARIGHSVFIDHGMGVVIGETAEIGHRCLLYQGVTLGGTGKDHGKRHPTLGENVVVGAGAKVLGAITIGPNTRIGAGSVVVRDVEEDSTVVGIPGRVIHQSGVRINPLAHSALPDAEANVIRNLMERIDELETTVNALRSCLDDVATDCALQDDHGGEAQSLKDREILEFLGESSG encoded by the coding sequence ATGCTTGATCAGATCCGAGCCGATCTCGCCATCATCCGCGAGCGCGATCCGGCTGCTCGCGGTTGGCTGGAGATGCTGTTTTGCTATCCAGGCCTCCACGCCATCAGTCTGCACCGGTTCAGCCATCGGCTTTGGCGCAGCCGCTTGCCGCTCAAGCTCCTGGCCCGCTGCATCAGCCAAGTGGGGCGTGCCCTAACCGGCATCGAAATTCATCCCGGTGCACGCATCGGCCACAGTGTGTTTATCGACCACGGCATGGGTGTAGTGATCGGGGAAACCGCGGAAATCGGGCACCGATGCCTGCTGTATCAGGGCGTCACCCTGGGTGGAACCGGCAAAGACCATGGCAAGCGCCATCCCACGTTGGGGGAAAACGTTGTGGTGGGAGCAGGGGCCAAGGTGCTAGGGGCGATCACGATCGGGCCCAACACCCGCATTGGCGCTGGCTCAGTGGTAGTGAGAGATGTGGAAGAAGACTCCACCGTGGTGGGCATCCCCGGCCGGGTGATCCACCAAAGCGGCGTCCGTATCAACCCCCTAGCCCATTCCGCCCTCCCCGATGCGGAAGCAAATGTAATCCGCAACTTGATGGAGCGAATCGACGAGCTGGAGACCACGGTGAACGCCCTAAGAAGCTGCCTCGATGACGTGGCAACAGATTGTGCTCTGCAAGACGACCATGGTGGCGAGGCACAAAGCCTCAAAGACAGGGAAATCCTTGAATTTCTCGGGGAGAGCAGCGGGTGA